AATTTTAGTAGTATTATTTTCAAATGTTTCATTATAAAATTAGTGTTAAATTATGAACAACTGTTATTTATACTCAATCATAACCTACTTTTATTTCAGTAACGAACCATATAAATTTATGTAATTTGTTGTAGTCTTACGAATGTCAAAACTATCTATACAATATGAATGTGCACTTTCAACTAATAGGATAAGAGTATATCTTTCTCCACAAGCCATTTTAAAATGTACGTCAGTCGTTTTATCGGAATTATATTATTATATATTCAGTAATATAATTTTTTGCTGTCTTTTTTATGTCAAAATTCTCTTTTGCATATAAATATGCTTCATCACATTTAATTTGTATTTTCTTTTTGTTATAATCTTCCATAACATCGATTATTTTTTGTGCACAATCTATTTCATCTTTTATTTTAAATGTATATCCATACTTACCATAATCTATTACTTCTAATGGCCCCTCAATATCCGAAACAAGTACCGGTACTTTTGCTGCCATACCTTCCGTAACTGTTAAGCCGAATCCTTCATAAATTGAAGGCTGAACAAGCAGTTCATAATTATTAATATGAGAATAGATATAATCTCTGTTTCTCAACCCTAAAAACCTTATATAATTATTCAATTTGAATTTATTAACTAATTCTGTTAAATATTTATAAGATTCACCTTCACCAATAAGATCTAAATTGATATTTTTAATGTTTTTTTGACTAACCAAAATATCAATTGCTTTTATTAATATATCCTGCCCTTTAGTCTGATGCATTAATCGGCTGACACAAATTACATTAAATTTATCATACATATAATATTTTTTGGGAATAATTGTATCCAGGTGGATTCCATTATAAACCACTGTTGATTTTATATTTAGTCGTTCTTGCAAATCTTTTTGAACTATCCTTGAAATTGCAAAAACTTTATCATATTGTGGTAAAGAACCAAGTGACATATTTGTAGCATGAACCGTGTGATATATATTTGTTTGTTTGTATAAATATATATATTTAATTATTTCGCTACCATGGCAATGAATAACCTCTGCTTTTATTTTAATAATCAAATAATTAAATTTGAAAAAATGCAATATGTTTTTTGACCCCTGTGTACGATTAACTCGATATAAATTAATATCTTTTGATAATTTATTATATATATCTTCATTAATACCTTTGTTTAGTATTATAAGAGAAACAGGATTTGTCTTAACTTGCTCGTTTACAATATCAACAAGCATAGTTTCCAAACCACCGGTATTTAATGATGTACAGATGTGAAGAATGTGCATTTGTAATTAATTAATTTTTTAAAATTTTTCTTTTCCCATACTTTCACCATAATCTATTTATCCAACCGGTGTTTAAAAAGCAGTTAATTAGAAAGAATGCGTAACTCCACTTTGTGTCCAAGTTTAACAAACTCATTCATCAATGAGATTGTATAGTTTTGAGCACCGCCTATATCAAGGTCGTTGAGGATAACAAGAATTTTCATAAATCTCTATTTTAGTGTAATAAGAAATGCTAAAATACAACCAAGAATCTCTATATAACTGAAAAGTATTTTTTTGACAAATACTTTTTGAATTCTTATGAGAAGAGCCCCCGGAAATTGCACAGCCAGCGAAAAGAGTATTGTCAATAACCCGAATATTCTGTTAATAATGGTGATTTTTTTAAGAATTTTACCTAACCCAATGAACTTTCCCTGTATAAGAACTGTGTCAAAATTTTACAAATGATAATAACTTGCGTAGTTTTTTTGTATTTGTCCTGTAAATAATCCAGTTTTTTAACCGGATTATTGATTTATGAGAATTAATGCCAAACAACTTGAATTAATCATCTGAATATGTTTTTTTCCCTAGTAATGCCCATAAACCTTCAACATTCTTGTGCAGCAAACTAAAAATTATCCCTATTACAGAACGCAACATCCAGCCTGGTTCGAGGAACCCACCTTTAATAATGGATTTTAAATAGTCTTGTCTGGCTTTGGCAAATTTTTTTCTTACAAGTTTATATCTACCTGACCTCGAATAAGCAATAGCAATTTGCCTTCTGTGGAAAGCAATTACACTTTTAATATTTATATTTTTTACAATTTTATTTTCAGCATTCTTTTTAATAAATTCAATTACTAACTTAAAATAACCTTCACTTAAGGCGACAGGATAAACTTTTGTAGTTTGCCATTCATGAACCCTCCAGCTTCCAAGAGTTTTTGGAATAAAACCAAACTTGCCTACTAATGAAAGCTGCAACAAAGTGGGAAGGTCGATAGTTGGCATACCCAAAGGCTGAGTGAATCCACCAATCCTTATCAAAGCATCTTTGCGCACTAATATTGTTAAAGCTGGTATAC
The Bacteroidales bacterium DNA segment above includes these coding regions:
- a CDS encoding glycosyltransferase family 2 protein, which produces MQPVISVITPTFNHQNYINECIDSVRNQSFKKWEMIIIDDGSTDRTLENAKKYTEVDNRIRIYTQENIGIFRLVETYNKALSYSNGKYVAIIEGDDNWEPNKLELQVKLFEENNDMILNWGQARCISYNKKIDYNTYPNVNGKESTYYNNDPVGNILNLLLYKDCIPALTILVRKDALIRIGGFTQPLGMPTIDLPTLLQLSLVGKFGFIPKTLGSWRVHEWQTTKVYPVALSEGYFKLVIEFIKKNAENKIVKNINIKSVIAFHRRQIAIAYSRSGRYKLVRKKFAKARQDYLKSIIKGGFLEPGWMLRSVIGIIFSLLHKNVEGLWALLGKKTYSDD
- a CDS encoding glycosyltransferase — encoded protein: MHILHICTSLNTGGLETMLVDIVNEQVKTNPVSLIILNKGINEDIYNKLSKDINLYRVNRTQGSKNILHFFKFNYLIIKIKAEVIHCHGSEIIKYIYLYKQTNIYHTVHATNMSLGSLPQYDKVFAISRIVQKDLQERLNIKSTVVYNGIHLDTIIPKKYYMYDKFNVICVSRLMHQTKGQDILIKAIDILVSQKNIKNINLDLIGEGESYKYLTELVNKFKLNNYIRFLGLRNRDYIYSHINNYELLVQPSIYEGFGLTVTEGMAAKVPVLVSDIEGPLEVIDYGKYGYTFKIKDEIDCAQKIIDVMEDYNKKKIQIKCDEAYLYAKENFDIKKTAKNYITEYIII